A window of the Streptomyces formicae genome harbors these coding sequences:
- a CDS encoding amino acid permease: MSRTPAPVSAPADPQVGAPADTALVHGLKQRHLSMIALGGVIGAGLFVGSGAGIAAAGPSIVIAYAISGLLVMLVMRMLGEMSAANPASGSFSVHAERAIGPWAGFTAGWAFWFLLCVAVGLEGIGAAKIVTGWLPGTPEWAWVALFMLVFCGTNLAAVKNFGEFEFWFAALKVGAIVLFLGLGVLAITGVLPGTDAPGTANLTGDGGFLPNGAEGLVVGLLASVFAYGGLETVTIAAAESEHPVQGVAKAVRTAMWRIALFYVGSMAVIVTLVPWDDKAVVEKGPYVATLDHLGIPAAGQIMNVVVLVALLSAMNANIYGASRMACSLVARDQGPKVLGKISGGVPRVAVLTSCVFGFACVMLSYWRPDDVFMWLLNMIGAIILVVWFFIAVSQLLLRRRTEREAPEKLVVRMWAYPYLTWVALAGMAAVFALMAQDAGTRTQLYYTGGLTVALAVAGVIRQRLARGASA, from the coding sequence ATGTCTCGGACCCCGGCGCCCGTGTCCGCGCCTGCCGACCCCCAGGTCGGCGCCCCGGCCGACACCGCGCTCGTCCACGGCCTCAAGCAGCGCCATCTTTCGATGATCGCCCTCGGCGGGGTGATCGGTGCCGGCCTCTTCGTCGGCTCGGGCGCCGGTATCGCCGCCGCCGGCCCGTCGATCGTCATCGCCTACGCGATCTCCGGCCTGCTCGTCATGCTCGTGATGCGCATGCTCGGCGAGATGTCGGCGGCGAATCCCGCGTCCGGCTCGTTCTCCGTCCACGCCGAGCGGGCCATCGGCCCCTGGGCGGGGTTCACGGCGGGCTGGGCGTTCTGGTTCCTGCTCTGCGTGGCCGTCGGCCTGGAGGGCATCGGCGCCGCGAAGATCGTCACCGGCTGGCTGCCGGGCACGCCCGAGTGGGCCTGGGTGGCCCTGTTCATGCTGGTGTTCTGCGGCACGAACCTGGCGGCCGTGAAGAACTTCGGCGAGTTCGAGTTCTGGTTCGCGGCACTGAAGGTCGGTGCGATCGTCCTCTTCCTGGGCCTCGGCGTCCTCGCGATCACGGGCGTCCTGCCCGGGACCGACGCCCCCGGCACGGCGAACCTCACGGGCGACGGAGGGTTCCTGCCCAACGGCGCGGAGGGCCTCGTCGTCGGACTGCTCGCCTCCGTCTTCGCCTACGGCGGCCTGGAGACGGTCACCATCGCCGCGGCCGAGTCCGAGCACCCGGTCCAGGGTGTCGCGAAGGCCGTCCGCACGGCGATGTGGCGCATCGCCCTCTTCTACGTCGGCTCGATGGCGGTCATCGTCACGCTCGTCCCCTGGGACGACAAGGCGGTCGTCGAGAAGGGTCCGTACGTCGCGACCCTCGACCACCTGGGCATCCCGGCCGCCGGACAGATCATGAACGTCGTCGTGCTGGTCGCCCTCCTCTCCGCGATGAACGCGAACATCTACGGCGCCTCCCGCATGGCCTGCTCCCTCGTCGCCCGCGACCAGGGCCCGAAGGTGCTCGGGAAGATCTCCGGCGGGGTGCCGCGGGTGGCCGTGCTGACCTCGTGCGTCTTCGGCTTCGCCTGCGTGATGCTGAGCTACTGGCGGCCGGACGACGTCTTCATGTGGCTGCTCAACATGATCGGCGCGATCATCCTGGTGGTCTGGTTCTTCATCGCCGTCTCGCAGTTGCTGCTGCGCCGGCGCACGGAGCGCGAGGCTCCGGAGAAGCTCGTCGTGCGGATGTGGGCGTACCCGTATCTGACGTGGGTGGCGCTGGCCGGGATGGCGGCGGTGTTCGCGCTGATGGCGCAGGACGCGGGGACACGGACGCAGCTGTACTACACGGGCGGGCTGACCGTGGCGCTGGCGGTCGCCGGCGTGATCAGGCAGCGGCTGGCGCGGGGCGCGTCGGCGTAG
- a CDS encoding DsbA family protein: MSETEARIPADFWFDPLCPWAWMTSRWMLEVEKVRPVDVRWHVMSLAVLNEDRLDELPDEYREAMKNAWGPVRVVTAARVKHGEEVVGRLYTELGTRIHNEGRGATPEVTLEALAAVGLPAELAEYAESDAYDIELRASHEEGISKVGQEVGTPVIAVPGDDGEQIAFFGPVVTPAPRGEEAAKLWDGTLMVASIPGFYEIKRTRTVGPSFE; the protein is encoded by the coding sequence ATGTCCGAGACCGAGGCCAGGATCCCCGCCGACTTCTGGTTCGACCCGCTGTGTCCGTGGGCCTGGATGACCTCACGCTGGATGCTCGAAGTGGAGAAGGTCCGCCCGGTGGACGTCCGCTGGCACGTCATGAGCCTGGCGGTGCTCAACGAGGACAGGCTGGACGAGCTGCCCGATGAGTACCGCGAAGCGATGAAGAACGCCTGGGGGCCGGTCCGTGTCGTCACGGCGGCCCGGGTGAAGCACGGCGAGGAGGTCGTCGGCCGGCTCTACACCGAGCTCGGCACCCGTATCCACAACGAGGGCCGCGGAGCCACCCCCGAGGTGACCCTGGAGGCCCTGGCCGCGGTGGGGCTCCCGGCGGAGCTCGCGGAGTACGCCGAATCGGACGCGTACGACATCGAGCTGCGCGCCTCCCACGAGGAGGGCATCTCCAAGGTCGGCCAGGAGGTCGGCACGCCGGTCATCGCGGTGCCCGGCGACGACGGCGAGCAGATCGCCTTCTTCGGCCCGGTCGTCACCCCGGCGCCCCGGGGCGAGGAGGCGGCGAAGCTGTGGGACGGCACGCTGATGGTGGCGTCGATCCCGGGCTTCTACGAGATCAAGCGCACGCGGACGGTCGGGCCGAGCTTCGAGTAG
- a CDS encoding serine hydrolase domain-containing protein: MPVRPARTARPARTARTAHAARTARTGLVGALAAAAVAAATLVPPAVSASSAAAAGTGTGHDSTRAAIEAAVRAGVPGVVAGARDRRGSWDGTTGLANTTTGRERLPQDRFRVGSITKTFVATVLLQLEAEGKLSPDDTVDTWLPGLVRGNGHDGRRMTVRQLLNHTSGIYNYTDDSDFTAKVFGPGFFEHRYDTWQARELVAVAMRHKPEFAPGAGWSYSNTNYVLAGMVIEEATGRPYGQEIERRILRPLKLTATSVPGTVARMPSPSGRAYSKLSPDPAADAIHDVTELNPSAAGAAGEMISSTSDLQRFYRALLGGKLLPARQLKQMTDTVPMSPELPQHRYGLGLTRTTLSCGKEVWGHGGGIHGSSSEAVTTRDARHSLALNLNADWAGDPAAVVDAEFCRPSARAAGQG; this comes from the coding sequence ATGCCAGTACGCCCTGCACGCACCGCACGCCCTGCCCGCACCGCACGTACCGCACACGCCGCTCGGACCGCACGCACCGGGCTGGTCGGGGCGCTCGCCGCGGCCGCGGTCGCCGCCGCCACCCTCGTCCCGCCCGCGGTCTCCGCCTCCTCCGCCGCCGCTGCGGGAACCGGCACCGGCCACGACAGCACGCGCGCCGCCATCGAGGCGGCCGTCCGCGCCGGAGTCCCCGGCGTCGTCGCCGGGGCACGGGACCGCCGCGGCAGCTGGGACGGCACCACCGGCCTCGCGAACACCACCACGGGCCGCGAGCGGCTCCCGCAGGACCGTTTCCGCGTCGGCTCCATCACCAAGACGTTCGTCGCCACGGTCCTCCTGCAACTGGAGGCCGAGGGAAAACTGAGTCCGGACGACACGGTCGACACCTGGCTGCCCGGCCTCGTCCGCGGCAACGGCCACGACGGGCGGCGCATGACCGTACGGCAGCTCCTCAACCACACCAGCGGCATCTACAACTACACCGACGACAGCGACTTCACGGCGAAGGTCTTCGGGCCCGGCTTCTTCGAGCACCGCTACGACACCTGGCAGGCCCGCGAGCTCGTCGCCGTCGCCATGCGCCACAAGCCGGAGTTCGCCCCCGGCGCCGGCTGGAGCTACTCCAACACCAACTACGTTCTCGCCGGAATGGTGATCGAGGAGGCGACGGGCCGGCCGTACGGACAGGAGATCGAGCGCCGCATCCTGCGCCCGCTGAAGCTGACCGCGACCAGCGTGCCCGGCACCGTCGCCAGGATGCCGAGCCCCAGTGGACGCGCCTACTCGAAACTCTCCCCCGACCCGGCCGCGGACGCGATCCACGATGTCACCGAGCTGAACCCGTCGGCCGCGGGTGCGGCGGGCGAGATGATCTCCAGCACCTCTGATCTGCAGCGCTTCTACCGGGCGCTGCTGGGCGGAAAGCTCCTCCCCGCACGGCAGTTGAAGCAGATGACGGACACCGTCCCCATGTCGCCGGAGCTCCCGCAGCACCGCTACGGGCTCGGCCTGACGCGGACGACACTGTCCTGCGGCAAGGAGGTCTGGGGCCACGGCGGCGGCATCCACGGCTCCTCGTCCGAGGCTGTCACCACCCGGGACGCCCGGCACTCGCTCGCGCTGAACCTCAACGCGGACTGGGCGGGTGACCCGGCGGCTGTGGTGGACGCCGAGTTCTGCCGGCCGTCAGCCCGCGCCGCCGGCCAGGGCTGA
- a CDS encoding NUDIX hydrolase: MGQVLRVAAYAVCVRDARILLARWVARDGAKRWTLPGGGMDHGEDPLDTVVREVAEETGYTAEVTTLLGLDSMHVQRPPGGRGRPGGGSDFHSLRILYEGRVTGGELRPETGGSTDLAAWHPLDDVPGLERVALVDIGLALWRDRPAVGRADGHHPANG; encoded by the coding sequence ATGGGTCAGGTGTTGCGGGTGGCGGCCTACGCCGTGTGCGTACGGGACGCACGGATTCTGCTCGCCCGCTGGGTGGCACGGGACGGCGCGAAGCGCTGGACCCTCCCCGGCGGCGGAATGGACCACGGTGAGGACCCGCTCGACACCGTTGTCCGCGAAGTCGCCGAGGAGACCGGTTACACGGCCGAGGTGACCACACTGCTCGGCCTCGACTCGATGCATGTGCAGCGCCCGCCCGGAGGCCGCGGCAGACCCGGCGGCGGCTCCGACTTCCACAGCCTGCGCATCCTGTACGAGGGACGGGTCACCGGCGGCGAACTGCGCCCCGAGACCGGCGGTTCCACGGACCTCGCCGCCTGGCACCCGCTCGACGACGTACCCGGCCTCGAACGGGTCGCGCTCGTCGACATCGGCCTTGCGCTGTGGCGCGACCGGCCCGCGGTGGGCAGGGCGGACGGACACCACCCGGCGAACGGCTGA
- a CDS encoding superoxide dismutase, producing MAMYTLPELPYDYAALQPVIDPQIVELHHDKHHAAYVKGANDTLEQLAEARDKDQWGAINGLEKNLAFHLSGHILHSIYWHNMTGDGGGEPLEKDGVGELADAIAESFGSFEKFRTQLTKAAATTQGSGWGVLAYEPVSGRLIVEQVYDHQGNVGQGSVPILVFDAWEHAFYLQYKNQKVDFIEAMWQVVNWQDVAKRYADAKERTPLIAP from the coding sequence ATGGCCATGTACACGCTTCCTGAACTTCCGTACGACTACGCGGCGCTCCAACCGGTCATCGACCCGCAGATCGTCGAGCTGCACCACGACAAGCACCACGCCGCCTACGTCAAGGGCGCCAACGACACGCTGGAGCAGCTTGCGGAGGCTCGTGACAAGGACCAGTGGGGGGCGATCAACGGGCTGGAGAAGAACCTCGCGTTCCATCTCTCCGGGCACATCCTGCACAGCATCTACTGGCACAACATGACCGGCGACGGCGGCGGCGAGCCGCTGGAGAAGGACGGCGTCGGCGAGCTCGCGGACGCGATCGCCGAGTCGTTCGGCTCGTTCGAGAAGTTCAGGACGCAGCTCACCAAGGCGGCCGCGACCACCCAGGGCTCGGGCTGGGGCGTGCTCGCGTACGAGCCGGTCAGCGGGCGGCTGATCGTCGAGCAGGTCTACGACCACCAGGGCAACGTCGGCCAGGGGTCCGTCCCGATCCTGGTCTTCGACGCCTGGGAGCACGCCTTCTATCTCCAGTACAAGAACCAGAAGGTGGACTTCATCGAGGCCATGTGGCAGGTCGTCAACTGGCAGGACGTGGCGAAGCGTTACGCCGACGCCAAGGAGCGCACCCCGCTCATCGCCCCCTGA
- the pepN gene encoding aminopeptidase N gives MPGENLSRDEARERAALLTVDGYEVFLDVRSATAEGTDGPEPRTFRSVTTIRFRASEPGAATFADLVAPSVTAVTLNGEELDPAAVFDGSRITLPALRAENVLVVDAQCAYSRTGEGLHRFVDPEDGEVYLYTQYEPADARRVFADFEQPDLKAPFRFEVAAPEGWTVWSNGTEESRDGETWRFAETKPISTYITAVVAGPYHHETDLYTRTSDGGTSGAEGSGAGTTLEIPLGAMCRKSLAKHFDADDIFLVTKQGLDFFHNHFDYPYPFGKYDQAFVPEYNIGAMENPGCVTFREEFVFRGKVTQASYERRANVILHEMAHMWFGDLVTMQWWDDLWLKESFADFMGSFSMVEATRFRDGWVTFANSRKSWAYRADQLPSTHPVTADIRDLEDAKLNFDGITYAKGASVLKQLVAYAGRDAFLEGARRYFKRHAYGNTRLGDLLEVLEETSGRDMAAWSRSWLETAGVNSLTPVVTYDAAGRITELAVVQDGEVLRPHRAAVGLYRHEGADLVRYARAEVDVVGARTVVGELAGAERPALVLVNDDDLTYCKIRFDEGSLETLRSHLGAVTDPLARALCWSALWNLTRDALMPARDFVALVQDFAGRESDIGVLQMVHAWAHTALVHYAAPEWREEGERLLSACALRELRRAEPGSEHQLTWARFFAAAAATDADFQLLRGLLDGTAKIDGLDVDQELRWAFLEPLAAQGLADEKAIGDELARDDTASGKRYQVRCLAARPSAAVKDQAWAQVVESDALSNALVTATISGFVQASQRELIVPYTEKYFTAVERVWAERSIQIGMDVVRGLFPALQDDPATLEATDAWLTSHASAPPALRRLVLESRDDLARALRAQACDAQHA, from the coding sequence GTGCCCGGAGAGAATCTGTCCCGCGACGAGGCCCGCGAGCGGGCCGCGCTGCTGACCGTAGACGGGTACGAGGTCTTCCTCGACGTGCGTTCGGCCACCGCGGAGGGCACGGACGGCCCGGAGCCGCGGACGTTCCGTTCGGTGACGACGATCCGCTTCCGGGCCTCCGAGCCCGGCGCCGCCACCTTCGCCGATCTCGTCGCACCGTCCGTCACCGCCGTCACCCTCAACGGCGAGGAGCTGGACCCGGCCGCCGTCTTCGACGGCTCCCGGATCACGCTGCCCGCGCTCCGCGCCGAGAACGTGCTGGTCGTGGACGCCCAGTGCGCGTACAGCCGGACCGGCGAGGGCCTGCACCGCTTCGTCGACCCGGAGGACGGCGAGGTCTACCTCTACACGCAGTACGAGCCGGCCGACGCGCGCCGCGTCTTCGCCGACTTCGAGCAGCCGGATCTCAAGGCGCCCTTCCGCTTCGAGGTGGCCGCACCCGAGGGCTGGACCGTCTGGAGCAACGGGACGGAGGAGTCGCGGGACGGGGAGACCTGGCGCTTCGCGGAGACGAAGCCGATCTCCACATACATCACGGCGGTCGTCGCCGGGCCGTACCACCACGAGACGGACCTCTACACACGCACGTCCGACGGGGGCACCTCCGGGGCCGAAGGCTCCGGGGCAGGGACGACGCTGGAGATCCCGCTCGGCGCGATGTGCCGCAAGAGCCTGGCCAAGCACTTCGACGCGGACGACATCTTCCTCGTCACCAAGCAGGGCCTGGACTTCTTCCACAACCACTTCGACTACCCGTACCCCTTCGGGAAGTACGACCAGGCGTTCGTGCCGGAGTACAACATCGGCGCGATGGAGAACCCCGGATGCGTGACCTTCCGGGAGGAGTTCGTCTTCCGCGGGAAGGTGACGCAGGCGTCGTACGAGCGGCGTGCGAACGTCATCCTGCACGAGATGGCGCACATGTGGTTCGGCGACCTGGTCACCATGCAGTGGTGGGACGACCTGTGGCTGAAGGAGTCCTTCGCCGACTTCATGGGGTCCTTCTCGATGGTGGAGGCGACCCGCTTCCGCGACGGCTGGGTGACCTTCGCGAACAGCCGCAAGTCCTGGGCCTACCGGGCCGACCAGCTGCCCTCCACCCATCCGGTCACGGCGGACATCCGCGATCTGGAGGACGCGAAGCTCAACTTCGACGGCATCACGTACGCCAAGGGCGCGTCGGTGCTCAAGCAGCTGGTGGCCTACGCGGGGCGGGACGCCTTCCTGGAGGGCGCGCGGCGGTACTTCAAGCGGCACGCGTACGGCAACACCCGGCTGGGCGATCTGCTGGAGGTGCTGGAGGAGACGTCCGGGCGGGACATGGCCGCGTGGTCGCGGTCGTGGCTGGAGACGGCGGGCGTCAACTCCCTGACGCCGGTGGTGACGTACGACGCCGCCGGCCGGATCACCGAGCTTGCCGTGGTCCAGGACGGGGAGGTCCTGCGGCCGCACCGGGCCGCGGTCGGGCTGTACCGGCACGAGGGCGCGGACCTGGTGCGGTACGCCCGCGCCGAGGTGGACGTCGTCGGGGCGAGGACGGTCGTCGGCGAGCTGGCGGGGGCCGAGCGGCCCGCGCTGGTGCTCGTCAACGACGACGACCTGACGTACTGCAAGATCCGCTTCGACGAGGGCTCGCTGGAGACGCTGCGCTCGCATCTTGGGGCGGTGACGGATCCGCTGGCGCGGGCGCTGTGCTGGTCGGCGCTGTGGAACCTGACACGCGACGCGCTGATGCCGGCCCGCGACTTCGTCGCGCTCGTCCAGGACTTCGCCGGGCGCGAGTCGGACATCGGCGTGCTCCAGATGGTGCACGCGTGGGCGCACACGGCGCTCGTCCACTACGCGGCGCCCGAGTGGCGCGAGGAGGGCGAGCGGCTGCTGTCCGCGTGCGCGCTGCGCGAGCTGCGGAGGGCGGAGCCGGGCAGCGAGCACCAGCTGACCTGGGCGCGGTTCTTCGCGGCGGCCGCGGCGACGGACGCGGACTTCCAGCTGCTGCGGGGGCTGCTCGACGGCACGGCGAAGATCGACGGCCTCGATGTCGACCAGGAGCTGCGCTGGGCGTTCCTGGAGCCACTCGCCGCACAGGGACTGGCGGACGAGAAGGCGATCGGGGACGAGCTGGCGCGGGACGACACCGCGTCCGGCAAGCGGTACCAGGTGCGCTGTCTGGCGGCGCGGCCTTCTGCGGCGGTCAAGGACCAGGCGTGGGCGCAGGTGGTGGAGTCCGACGCCCTGTCGAACGCGCTGGTGACGGCGACGATCTCGGGCTTCGTCCAGGCGTCGCAGCGGGAGCTGATCGTGCCGTACACGGAGAAGTACTTCACGGCGGTCGAACGGGTGTGGGCGGAGCGGTCCATCCAGATCGGGATGGACGTCGTGCGGGGCCTCTTCCCGGCCCTCCAGGACGACCCGGCCACGCTGGAGGCGACGGACGCGTGGCTGACGTCCCATGCCTCGGCGCCGCCCGCACTGCGGCGTCTGGTGCTGGAATCGCGGGACGACCTGGCCCGGGCCCTGCGCGCCCAGGCGTGCGACGCACAGCACGCCTGA